aataataataataataataataataataataataataataataataataataataataataataataataataataatgataatgaaaataataataaaataattataataataattaaaataataataataataataataataataataataataataatattaataaaaataataataataataataataataataataataataataataataataattttgaaaataataataataataataataataataataataataataataataataataatcataataataataataataataataataataataataataataataataataataataataataataataataataataataataataattttaattgtaacaataataataataataatgatgataataataataataataataataataataataatgaaatcaataataaaaataataataataataataataataataataataataaaaattaaaataataataataataataataataataataataataataataataataataataataataataataataataataataattataataataataataataataattttaataataataataataataataataataataataataataataataataataataataataataataataataataataataataataataataataataataacaacaataatgataataataattttaaaattaataataataataataataataataataataataataataataataataataataataatagtaataataataataataataataataataataataataataataataataataataataataattataataataataataataattatgaaaataataataataattataataataataataataataataatgataataataataatagtaataataataaaaacaatagtaataataataataataataataataataataataataataataataataataataataataataataataatgataataataataataaaaattatgataataatagtaataataatattaataataaaaataataaaaacaatagtaataataataataataataataataataataataataataataataataataataataataaaaataaaaacaacaataataataataataataataataataataataataataataataataataataataataggctgatAAGGGGGGCGCCACGGTGGTGATGGATACCGAGGACTATATTAGCAAGGTCAATTCCCTTTTAAGTGATACTAATACTTACGAAATTGTCTCTTCCCCTCCCACAGTCACCAAACTTCAACAGAACTTTAATCGGTCTCTGGGAAAAATAGCAAAATCCATTCCTGATCCGCAGCAAAGGGCTACTGTCTTGTCTAAAATTTCATCTAAAAACCCATCATTCCCGTATTTCTACGGGATTCCAAAAGTACACAAACCTGGGTGTCCAGTAAGACCCATTGTGGCGACTTGCAATTCCCCTCAAGACAATTTGGCAGAATGGCTAGCTTTGATTTTAGGTGGTTTTATCGGAAAAATTTCAGACTCACATTTGATCCATTCCTACGattttattgatagaataaggaacaattTTGACACTGACTGCAGAATGGTTAGTTTAGACGTCACAGCTTTATTCACCAATGTTCCTCTGGAATATGTTTTAGATAACCTTAGGGCAAAGATTTTAGAAGAACAGTTACACATCCCCATTCCATTAGAACCTTTTTTGGCATTAGTTAGATTGTGCGTATCTACTAATCTTTTTTACTTTAACAATATTTGTTACAAGCAACTCTTTGGTGTGTCTATGGGTTCAAAATTATCGCCCATATTGTCCAATCTGTGTATGGAGTTCGTGGAGAAGAGTATTTTAGAACATTGTGATCCACATATTAAGCCACTGGTCTGGGTCagatttgttgatgatatttttattcttttcaaaggaGATGACGCACGGCTACAACAACTAGTTGACCGTGCCAATAGCATTGTACCCTCTATAAAATTCACTGTTGAACTGGAGGAAGATAATAAGCTTGCATTTTTGGATGTTTTGGTTATTAGAGATAACGTAAGTAACAGGTTTaaattttctgtgtttcgtaaaagTACTAATGCTGAGGGGTACATTCATTTCTACTCCTTTCATTCATTGAGGGTAAAAGCGA
This DNA window, taken from Palaemon carinicauda isolate YSFRI2023 unplaced genomic scaffold, ASM3689809v2 scaffold1480, whole genome shotgun sequence, encodes the following:
- the LOC137635612 gene encoding uncharacterized protein; this translates as MDTEDYISKVNSLLSDTNTYEIVSSPPTVTKLQQNFNRSLGKIAKSIPDPQQRATVLSKISSKNPSFPYFYGIPKVHKPGCPVRPIVATCNSPQDNLAEWLALILGGFIGKISDSHLIHSYDFIDRIRNNFDTDCRMVSLDVTALFTNVPLEYVLDNLRAKILEEQLHIPIPLEPFLALVRLCVSTNLFYFNNICYKQLFGVSMGSKLSPILSNLCMEFVEKSILEHCDPHIKPLVWVRFVDDIFILFKGDDARLQQLVDRANSIVPSIKFTVELEEDNKLAFLDVLVIRDNMTEVTTASSHGTDGVSAQLESPEQPLRRSSRLANRNNRTGIT